The Phyllopteryx taeniolatus isolate TA_2022b chromosome 2, UOR_Ptae_1.2, whole genome shotgun sequence nucleotide sequence GGTCCAGGCAGGGTTTAATGGTCGATGTTTACATGTATTTCGTACAGCGATCTACGCATTCgggccatattctcctgttCATGCAGAAGTCTTTTTTTACGTTACCTGGCTTGCGCACCTTCAAAGTCGGCAGGCGCATTATCTAAGGACTTGGTTCTGACACACCCACCTTCAGAAGCGTCTCCCATTTGTGCACAAGCACTTGGGCATTGAGCGGTCCCGGTACCGATTCCGGTTTCTCAtttcgattctggttccaaacgattcttttGAGGGGGTTGCATccaaaaggtttgcatggtttaaaataAAGGGTGCACAAATATGAAACCtctgaactaaaaggcaatgtgtgtggaactaacccaaataacattcatgaattaatgtttcaggTAAAAGTTGAATATAGTATTGTTACAAGAgttatttgtgactgttttcTCACATCAATTTACATCCTGACAGCAATTTGGGAGGTCGTTTATGTAGGTTTGAGAACAAAATTGACCTAAAACTGATCCCTGTGGCACTCCCAAGTCATTAGGACAAGGTGCAGTTCCTGTTTTAagattgtagccttttatttcgAAGGGTAACTCAGCATTTTGCCGCGAAAAGTACCTTCACACAacaccggtgaattttgaaaatcgtAAATGGAGCCAAATACCACATAACGTTGATCCTTTTACCTGCCCACCGATGAGGCGCAAAGTtaatgtttgtgatactgtgagacaatgtttgGGGGAATTCTGcaccaattcattgtgatgtaaagttgctagtttgacctttggtcaAGTTTTAGCTCCATGTgaagcttttttcttttcttttatcatCGGCTCTCaatttggtttgaagactaaaacgCTAACGACCATCGGCGCACGAGTGCAAGCCAGCGTtgaacttgttagctgcctcagtgtttttttttttttttttaattgaaacaattccgggagaaccggaatgttagtcccggttccaatcggttctcgattgcCCAACGCTACCCAAGAGGCGTGACTCGTTGGCTGTAATTCCCGGAGTGTGGAATTTTCCTGGGAGGTGTGAATGGCACACTCCTCCATTTTGAAAAGGCAGTTTGTCGCACTACAAATGTGAAGTGAAATGAAATTGCATAGCAGATCCCGAAGTGAATCATCTCTGCATTGCTGACGACGTGCCCAACGCTTGAATCGTAAACACTACTGTGCTTATGACTGGCACCGGCGATACGCATATTtcccgtttttctttttgacgCGAGTGTCGCTAAACACGGCACTCGGAGGACTGCGCAAAGAAATTGCTCTGCTGTACATTCAATAAAACAATCCATTCTGCGGTGACTGTGCTGCCTTTAGCTGGTGCAAGATTCTGAACCTCTCTCGAAAATGCCAGTTGACAAGGGTTCAGCATACTGGCGCTGGCGTGCCCACCAGTATTTGGCCATTCTGTTGTCATACAAATCTGCTCACTGAAAAACGGAAATGCACGGCTAAGCGGACGGACGTCTTGCTGtgcggcggcggaggaggaggaggacgaggaagaggcTCCGGTGACGCTCTCGCGGGGGAACCCTGCGCTTGTTTCTCTTTGACccgtcccatctttttttttttttatggcgaaCTGCCATCGGAGTGGCGCCTTGGCCTTGCGGAGGCCAACCCGCAGAACGGAGGAAAGCCCACAAGCTCGCAAAAACAGttcaggttttgtttttttgtgttatgtatTTTAACGTGACTTTGACATTATCGTACACAATGATAGCCAAGTACTTTGACTGACAAGATGATGCACCAatggaaatacattttggaattgcAGAGCAAatggaaacatttttctttgcattaaatgttaaatgagagACTCCTCCAGCCAATTGTGGATGTGAAGTAAGGCTTGTGTTATTTCCTGTTCAGCCAGAGACATGGACGACAGTATCGTCTCCGATTTGCAGTCTGGCAGCAATTTGGGAGGTCGTTTATGTAGGGTGAGAACAGAATTGAACCTAAAACTGACCCCTGTGGCACTCCCAAGTCATTAGGACTGAACCCCGTTTCCCTTCATACACTGTTGTTGTCTTGCTTCGAGTTATGTTTGAAACTACCAGAGCTGCCTCGAGCTGGGCTACGCTATTGGTTGTCCACTGATTTGACTTGAGTTCTACACTGGTCTGGATTGGTATTACATTGGTTGTAGGGTTAAGGTTTTAccgggttttaaaaaaaaaaaatgtatgccagTCATCTCGATGGCCTGCGGGCTTGGCGCTCATGAATATGCAGCAGCTATTACAAGTTGTATGTCAATTCGCCGCCTGCTGTGGCTGCCGATTGCGTGAAACTCTCTGAAACGTGACATCGGCTggtgaatgagtgaatgatgaAGGGATGAGTTAATGAAAGATAAGTCAATAAAGGAACGAATGGAAACATGACAGAATGAGTGTGTTAATAAATGAATCGGTGagtgaatgaatggatgatggAGGAATGACAATGCATAAATGACTGAATATGTAAAGGATGGAATGAAGGAGTGAGTGAATGATGCAACAATGAATAGTTGACAGAATGAATGGAATGGATTGAATGATGGCATAACGAAGGTAGGATTGCGTGAGTGAACGAATGATGGCATGAACCAACGTGAATGAATAACTGATGGGATGAATGACACAATGAAAGTGAATGACGGACTGAATGAATGCGTGAATCCATCACGTGGCAATGACGGATTCATTAATGAAGGTCGCATGAATGAGAATATCTGAATACTCAAATGAGTGAATGACGGAAGAAagaaattactgtatatgtgaatGTTGAAATTCATGTGCACATAAAGAATGATGGAATcatgaagaaaggaaggaatATATGAACGATGGAACAATGACTGAGTGAAAGTGAATGATGGAATGATGAAGAAATGGAAGAAGACAGAATGAGTGCATAATAAGTGAATTTTGGAaggaatgaatgactgaatgaataatGGAGTGACTGAATGATGCGACGAAGGAAAGAATGGGCAGATGTCGCATGAATGCGGAATGAATCAAGGAATTTCCCAATTACTAAATGAATGAGTGCGTGTATGAAGGGATAATGAAATGAGTGAGTGACTGATGGAAACAGAATGAACGCGTGAATGATGGACTAATGACGAATGATGGAATCGTGATGAAACGAATGAATACAAGCGATTTCCTGGCCCGGAACTTCCACAGTTTGTCGGTAAGTCGAACAGAAGGCTTCGGCGAGGGCGCGCGAGTCCACGAATAATTGATGAGCGTTCACGCGGCGCGGCCAGctggccggccggccggccgacCGCGGcttcatcaaaacaaaaacaagtcgaACGATGCGGCCGCCGGGCCGGCGCAAATGTTTGCGACGTGGCGTTTCGAGGAGCTGTTGCTTCGGGAGCTTGTCAGCCGTTTTGATGTCTTTGGCTTGGTTTCGACATCTCCGATGTTGTTTTGATGACCTTCGCGTTGTCATGTTGTTGTTTCGATGCCGTTGCTATCGCGCCAACGTTCTGACGTCGCTGCGCTCCGAGCGGCGGTTGACATTTGCGCGTCAAAATAGTTTAATGAACGGGAAGCGGCCGAAAAGTCGTAAAGCGTTTTTGGAAAGGTCGACGGCGGCCGGCGTGACTGACGACCGATCGTTTCAGAGTGCAAAATGTCAGCCGGCGCCGATGGCGGGAAATCATGAAGACGACGCCGAGTTGTTGTCATGACAATGCCGCAACAAAGTTTTATTGTGGAACATTCCGTCAAGGTCACGTGTACAATTCTTCTGtcttcattttcatatcatttgatcaatgaAGTCGctagacataaaaaaaataataatcaattcatttgactatttgcattattattagcAGTTGTTATGATGTTTTCCAGCCTTTCAATGCCAAAATTCCTTTTACCGTAATGAAGTTTGATGATTTGTGGAGGGTTAGTGAGTTTCTTCTGTGTCCAGttaagagttgttttttttggtgcttCTTTTCCAAATGTCACTCGCGCTCAGCGGGATCGGTcatgtggcagccattttatATTTCCACAATAGCAGGCAGCAAAAAAGAAATGCCGTTATTTCGGTCTTTACCGTTCTTACGATTGTAGAAAGACAAGAGTGTCATGGCTTGAATAAGTCGTTGAAACCGTTCATGCACTTGCGTCCGCAGAGTTTGGAGGGCAACGCATGGAAATTGTGACTTTCATGACGCTTTGATGTCTTTACCGCGAGGCAAGAAGTGTAACTTAGCGGGCCGCCACCATTTGTACCGTCAATGGGATTTATCAACAAAAAGCTACTTCGTAATCATTGTTTGATTTGTTTGCCCGCGCAAGCAAGTTTGCCGTGAACTTTGTGTATCTAGCGCTTgattgtctttaccattatgggCAAAAATTGAAACTCATCCATGACTTTTTGAAAGTAGGACTTCAAACACGTCCGTTACGCGCCCAccgcccaaaaataaataaatggatacctttcccccccctctcccctctGAGAGGTGACGTGAAGTTCCAAATGCTGTGGTAAAACCCGAATCCTTCATTGCATCTTGAAGCACGAACTCTTGTTGGGGTTTCAAGCCCGGGCgcagatttcaaatttgggtcTCAAGGCAGCATTAAGGTTTTAAACAACGGTTAGGGTTAATAGGAAGGTTCGGACATTTCTTTCTTGTCACGTTGTCTTATTAGGACGTTCGTGTGCAGTAAATATGACATTCAGTTTCGCCCAATCAGAAGCCACCCTCTCCACGTGGCCCTCTGAGAGGCGGAGtcaagtacagtatgttccaCATGATCAGAGTCCCAGGCTATGTGTAACGCTACACTGCTACACATGTCCTTGATTGACAGCTAATCGACTTCCTGTTAGCATCAGCTAACCGCCTAGCTCACAAATTTGCGGTGTAGTTAGCTACTTCCTGTTGGCATCAGCTAACCGGCTAGCTCACGTCTTCACGCTATGGATAGCTACTTCCTGTTAGCATCAGCTAATTAACATCTTCAAGGTGTTGATCGCTAATCCCTGTTAGGATCAGCTAGCCGGCTAGCTCAGGTCTTTGCGGTGCAGCTGGCTACTTCCTGTTAGCATcagctagctggctagctcACGTCTTTGTGGTCCAGCTGGCTACTTCCTGTTAGCATcagctagctggctagctcATGTCTTTGGGTGCAGCTGGCTACTTCCTGTTAGCATCAGCTAGCTAATGTCTTCAAGGTGCGGATGACTATGTCCTGTTAGTACCAGCCAGTTGGCTAGCTCATGTCTCTGCGGTGTAACTGGCTACTTCCTATTAGCATTAGCTAGCTCACGTCTTCATGGGGCAGCCAGCTACTTCCTATTAGCATCAGCTAGCTAATGTCTTCAAGGTGCAGATGTCCTGTTAGCATCAGCTAGCTCACGTCTTTGCGGTGTAGCTGGCTACTTTCTATTAGCATTAGCTAGCTCACATTTTCATGGTGCAGCCGGCTACTTCCTGTTAGCATCAGCTAGCTAATGTCTTCAAGGTGTGGATGACTATGTCCTGTTAGCATCAGCTAGTTGGCTAGCTCACGGCTTTGCGGTCTAGCTGGCTACTTCCTATTAGCATTAGCTAGCTCACGTCTTCATGGTGCAGCCGGCTACTTCCTGTAAGCATCAGCTAGCCGGCTAGCTCACGTCTTTGTGGAGTAGATGACTACTTCCTGGTAGCACGGGCTAGCTCACGTCTTCATGGTGCAGATGGGCACCACGATGACCAGGATGACGCTGAACGTGGCGGCGATCAGAGCGGCCATCTTGCACGCTTTGGCTCTGCGGAAGTCGGCCTCCCGACGCTTTAGCAGCGAATCGTATCCCGGCGTGTAAACGTCCTCCAACCAGAAGGCGAGCTTGTTACTTGCAGGCACACACTCTGcctacacaaaaacacacacacacacacagacaaagtgAGCTTGAAACCTCACTTTGAAACACGAAGCTGGCTTAAAACCGGACTTGACAGTTGGTTTGATGTggacacacatgcgcgcacgcaCATACTTAAGCAACACAGACGGGGCCACAAACACACTCaagcaacacacgcacacaaacgcgaTCATACGCTCGAGTCCGAATGGAGACCGACGGCCGAACGTATGATTTTCGCCGCAATCATCGTTGCTGCGTGCACGTCGATGGTGTCCTCTCCCGGTCGTAGTCCTACCGGAGCGTACACGGCACTGCTCGTCGTACCTGTACGTCGATGGCGTCGTCTCCCGCTTTGGGTTTGTACCGCTCCGCCTTCCGAGATGGCGCGGCCATCCGCACGTTGGAATAGAGCGGGCTTCCGTCGGCGTGGGGCGGCGGCCTCGAGCGGCGGTCCGGCACGTACGACGCGGCGGCCGCCTTGGGGGGGCGCGGCGTCGGGGGGAAGCCGTATTGACGCGCTCGCGCCGATGCCTGCGCCCACAAAGTATCGTTCACAGTGCgcatttgtgtgaatgtgtcgTATGTGCGCGTTTTCCCCTTTTCCAGCAAGCAGCTCCGGAAGTTTGAGAAGCAAAAGGTTCCTGCGGCGTTTCCAAATGAGAGTTGCTCACTACTGACATCGAAAAAAATCGTTGCAAGCAACTCAAGCTTTCGAGTGGCGTCTTATTGTCTAACTTCATCAAAGTGTCAAATATCTTCGCTAGCGCCAAACTTAACTGTCTTTTATTTATCCCGGTGAGGAAACCGAGGCCAACCCGGCTGCGGACGGTTTTTCCGAATGCGAATCGCGATGCCGATCCGCTTATTTCACACGAACGGCAAAACGCTCGGGACAGACGATCGCCGTGGGTCAGCGCCCGATCGTCTTAAGAAGACCCGATGAGAGCGGGAAGGAAATAATCTTCGGAGAATCTTGCGTCCGCTGGTAAACTCCGGGGGGACGATGGATAGAGAAGATCCGAAAAAAGTTCTGCGGTGGAAAAGGGGCTAACGTGTGAGTTTGCGCGGCTTGAGTATGTGTATGCGCGTGTACCTGATTGGCGCAACACATTCCGTCTCCCGTGTTGCCGTCGTCGCGACGGCACAAGTACGACCGCGTCCTCCAGTTCCCGGGCGGCGGGGACGCGGCGCCCGCGTCGTCGTCGAGCGAGCGCGACGACCTCCGGGTGAACCCGGTCTTCTTCGGCGCCTCCACCCTCGGACCGTCGGCGGCGGGGAGCGTGCGGCAGCGGAAGGCGTGCGGCGAGGCGGCGGCACCGCGCGAGGCTTCCGGCGGGGAGGACTCGGGCGCGTCCCGGTGCCTAGCGCCGCCGTCTGGGAGAGGCAGGAAGTCAGAAGTCATTGTCGACGGGGTATGTGCCGGTTGTGGGTTTGAAAGGACTAGACTTCATACCGATTTCATCGGGCTGATcgttatcggccgatatttacaattctatgctgatcggctttgtcatacttcgccgatccgatcaacgacgtcattgatcggctccgctaaagacatttactctgcgtcgccatcgtgcgcagtatatttgaatccaaaagctggtttatttttagccttgcggcgtcttttgacgtagtattggaaatagcTGACGGCCAGTAaagttattcaaataaaaaaatctaatcaattttaaaaacgtCAGCgttgtggaacagacaacaggtAATGCccgatcagacgacaagacaaatgaGCTCTTTCACGATGGCACTATGTCggacgactgcaataaaatcgtgtattccgataccaccgcctCCCGTTTTTTACGGCTTTATCTCGTCAACTCAagtgcgaccggatacactcgttaccgtggcgacgccAACAAGTGCGCAGCGCGCCGACGGTATTCTAAGGACAAGATGGGGGGAAAAGGTGTGtcggtggtcaccggtgctcaggacaggagaggacgttcgtttcagGCTCGCTTGAGGTGCGTTCGCGCACTTTGAATGCGATGCGGCTCGCGAGCAGGCAACacaacgttatgtagcctagcaagctactgctagcacgaacagTTGGACGTAAGCacgccgccgttctgtcgaatcgtcctctaaagtttcggtgtgggtgaagtcatttcattcaaaataaagtaattgaatgacagtaagttagcagccattatttgtgccacgttgtaatgttggtttgacccgactgattagaatacacgatctgaggAGAGCagcgatttccaacctttatggagccaaggaacatatttgacaattgaaaaaaaatctcacggaacaccaacaaacaaaaatgtcaccaaaagtggATCCATTCATGACTGTacgtacttcctgccatctgggagaagaccattcatttgttctgtctgtcactttccctcactggcataaatagaggaacaaagatacattattgattggaaatataatttttgcgcaattaagtacacaagtatatacagtaaatgaacaggtcatttaaatagacacattccgccatcttgtgatcggttgttgtttttaaactcgctgatcaatgatcggccccaaaaatcctccTCAATGGTGTCGACATTGGCGCTTATTCCCTACTTCTGGACTTccaaatgatgtctgcagaaaagaATCCCCCCCAAAACTGACTCAGTGGTCCGTTTTCTGCTGAACGTTTTGATGTTCAGCCAGATTTTACCGGACACGTCAGCCTGTCGCAGCTTCTTGTGAACTTCAACGGATTCTGCAGTCTAATTTTGACCTAACTTGGAAGTCcgcatatttttgtttgttttatacaacaatgagtgaaaatagtgactGTGCGTCCCAAAACTGCGACCGAAATTTACAAGTACCTTCCTATTTATGCCCGCGTCTGACAATATCAGATTTCATCGACGCGTTTCCACGTCAGCGACGGTGAGGAAGCGCTTCGCACATTCATTAAACCGCAAACGCCCGGAAGACGTTCCAATAGAGTTCCGAAAGTTCACAAAGCGTTTCTGCCCTTGACGAGGCCGACCGTCTCCCGGCCAAAAGTGCTAACGTCCGTCGCTCAATGTCCAAACCCGAATTGACCAGTACGTCCGTATTCGTGCACCACGTCCGCCTCGGAAAACGGTTGTGTGTCTCCAAAATATTCTCCTCGCTTGtcgctccaactaccggagacaaattccttgtttttgacatccgtccatccgttttctgtacctcacaagggtcacgcgtgctggagcctctcccaactatcttcaggcgagaggcgggctacaccctgaactggtcgccagccaatcgcagggcacatagacgcaaacaagcattcgcactcacattcacacctacgggcaatttagagacttcaatcaacctaccgcgcatgtttagAACGGCTAAGTGAGTTGCAAAATCGTGGAGGAGCGGCTAAGAGACGGCGCCTCACCTGCGGCGTCCGGCTCCCGGATCTTCTGGTCCAGCTTGTTGAGCTTACGGAGGACCTGCGAGATCTCGCCGCGGACGCCCGACAGCGACTCCAACTTCTTCTCGATGTCGCCCATCCTGGCCACCAGCTCGCCGACGCTCACCTTCAGCTCGCCGTCGGCGCTGTCCAGCGAGCGCAGGAGGCGGTCCGGCTGCGAGCGGGCCAGCCGGACCGTGGCGCGCTCCGGCAAACTGTCGCCGCTGTCGGACCTGCGGTGGGAAATCGGTTAGGCTCTTTCGCTTATGTTCCTTGGCCGTCGACGGCGAAACGTTACGAGCGCATGTTTTCCACGTCCTCCATGTCCACGGACTACAACGCTCTTTGTCCTTACGAGTAAAACAATtcggcgcactagtagaatgactgcgTCACGACGATTACACAATAAACCAATACACCGAACTAGTAAACTACTTTGCTACACTACACACGACTATGCCCAACTAGTAGGCTTATGTCACGCAGCTTCCCGGACCCTactagtagcaccaaaatgccaaCTAGttgttttgcctcactagtaatgGCACGAAGAGACGTAAAAAGCGAAATAAATCAGAAGCCGTTCTCGCAGACGGCGAGAAGCGACGCCGGCCGGCTCGAGGCATTCAAGAGGAGCTACCGCACAACTTTGACCCGGACTCATTGGGTGCGGATTCTAGCGGACAGATGTGACTAACACACAAAAGTGGAACAACTTCACGTATCATATGCTATTTATCGGCTAATCTTTCTCtcagtctccccccccccccccccattgagattggctgacgaccagttttTTGGGCGCAACAGACCCGAGCGAGGGGCCGCTGTCGTAGCGGGACGACGGCGCCGCGCCCAGCGAGTCGCACACGCTCATCTCATCCAGGAAGCGGAAGATGTCGCTGATGTCGTCGGCGATCAGCTCCGAGTCCTGGTCCGAGGCCTTGAAGGCGGCGCGCGCCGTCCCCGCCGGCCCCTTCTTCACACCGCCCTCCGCCAGGGTCCCCACGCTCGCCGAGGCCTCGCGGAAAGACGGGCCGTCGGTGCGCCTGACCCGCAAACGTCGGGCCGATTCCCCGGCTTTGAGGCCGCCGGGGTGAGGCGACGGCGCGGCCGCCTCCGCCGCCCGCCGGGGGCTACGGAAGCGGCTCTCGCCGTTGCGGTGGAAGTTAAGTCGCTCGTCCTCCACGTTGAAGCTGAGGCTGTCGGCGGGCCGCGCCGCCCGCGTCCCGCCGTGGCCGGCGCTCGCCTTCCCGCCACCCACGCTGGCGCTCACGGTGGTGGGCCCGAAGTACGTGGACGCCTGGAGGTCGTCCAGACTTTCGTGCTTGACGCGGCGCCGCTCGTGGAGGGGCGGCGCCCGATACGGGTTTCCGTACGCCGCCTCGAAGCTGCGGTTGAAGAAGGGGGCCGGCCTGGGACGGTAAAACTCAGACCCCGAGATCCCCCGATGGCAATCGGACGCCACCACCTGGAGGACAGAAAGAGTCTTGATTGGCATATTTCTGAAATAATAAGACAAATGAGGGGCAACGCGGCGGGAATGTATTCCTCACAGAGATGTTCTGGGTCGGACTCtgccatgttctccccgcgctcGAGCGGGTTCGTGCCCTCGGATTTTGAAACCACGCTAGCACGTTCGCGTCATTGAAGATGAATCGCACGAATGCTAACGTGCCCTCAAATTGGGAGGCGAGCAGTCCGTCGTTTGCGGAAATAACATCAAACCATCGTCGTTTGCGACCTCTGGGCTGGATGAGTGCGATTCTCTCCTGGCGGGTTGCTCGGAGTCCTTTTGCTGACCTATCAGCAATAAATCCTCAAATCAAACGTACCCGTTTTCAACTCATCGGGGACGTTTCGTCACAGCGGAAAGCAATGAAAGAATGAACGCTTCCAAAAAGTCATCTTGCGTCTCACTTTCCCTCCGGTTTGGGGGAAGTCAACGAGGCAAACTGACCCACTTACGTTTTACACTTTAAGATTAATCGACTCTTTTTCCAAATACTTGATAGGAACTGGAACAATGGAGAtcgacattttgttttgttttttggcaaatattctctcattttgaatttgatgcctccAACACGGGAAAGTTGAGGACTGCTCcaaaaacttttgtttgtttgtttgtaacctTCCGCAGGTGAACGGTTGATTGGAAACAGGCGAGCGTCCTGAttggagcatccccgaaaggctcagtcgCTCACCGGCGACGACGCGCGAGCGAAGAGTCGCACACTTTCAGAACAACGTTTCGcaatgtgccattttttttggggggggcccGCGTTTGGCGATTTGCCCGCGTGACGTCATCATCACGGTCACTGACCTGCGGGCCGAGGGCGGCCATCTTGCGGAAGACGCGCGGGCAGGGGTCTCCCGGCGGGGACGAGCATCGGGGCAAGCGGCGCCGTTCGTCCGACCTCTCGGAACGCGCGTGGTCGCCGGCCGCGCGCATCTCCTCCCGGAACGGCGTGGCGGGAAAGTGCGGCTCCGTACGGGCCGCGCGGAACAGGAGCGCGCGCAGCTCCCGCTCGGGCACGCGCGCGTGCCGGGCGTCCAGTTCCGCCGCGATCCGGCTCAGCCACAAAGACTCTTCCGGACCGGAGTCCGCGCTGCGTCCGAGCTCAAAGAGCGGCGCGCACGCGCAGCCCCATTCCCGCTCACGGGCACGCGCCCGGCAGGTGCGACCATCTGACCCGGCGGCTCATCTTCGTGCTCGCAACCGACCGAACGGATCCGCGGCGTCGCGGTCGGCGTCGGTCAAGTCGCATCCGCTTTTGCTGCTGTCGAAGTAAGAGCGCGCAGCACGACTGCGCCTCCGATATTTGAGCGCTCGGAATGCTTTTACCGCGAAGGATTGCACCCCGCTTCCGGTTCGAGCGCGCCAGTCCTTCGTTTTGGTGGGGTTGTGACGTCACGAACGCGGACGGCCGACGGACAATCGACGTCAGCTTTCATTACGTATAAATTTATACTACACACTGTACACAGTGCCGTGTTGATGTTATGATttacccccttctcaaattattattattttttttttggcccactTTGTTTAACATCATCAAATCTAAttatcacacacatacataaattgCAGTTTGTAAATGTTGATAGTATTTatttaggagaaaaaaacaatacctgGCCCCGCGTCGAAAGGTCATTGCCCCCCTTGCTCAATCATGaatgaattgtggctaatcacattttttcacTGAGCACACCCGAGCCTggttacctccagacctgtttaaaaaaaggacACATAAAACCGCTTTAACGCAATCAAGTCGGGCGAAAGAcctaaaaaaaagctgcaacaaaatccAAAGAAGAGAAATAAAGTCACTGAGCTCTCTCAGTgcggaaagggttacaaaaggcGTTTCTCAAGCTTTAGGAtgccagcgaaccatagggagagccattaacctcacagggagaaaacatggaagcgCGGTGGCCAGGAGTGACCCCGAGAGAACGGCAaggactcatccaggaggccacaaagtaACTCGGGACAACTTGTCAAGGACTGCTGGCCTGCCTTGCTTCAGTTAAGGTCagagttcatgacacaacagtAAGGAAGAGACTGCAGGGCAAGTATGGCATCCACGGCAGAGTTCCGAGGCCAAaatcactgctgaccaaaaagaacgtAAGGGCTCGtcatacttttgcaaaaaaaaaaacacatctgatTTAGATTCCCGAGACTTTTGGCCaaaatattctatggactgacgagatgaaagtcgagctttttggaaggtgtgtgtctcgttacagctggcgtaaatgtagcgcagcgtttcagaaaaacaacatcgCACCAACGGTCAAACACGGCGGTGggagtgtgatggtcttgggccgctttgctccttcaggacctggacaactcgCTGTgactgatggaaccatgaattctgctctttaccagaaatccctgaaggagaatgttcggccatcagtttaGGACCTTCCGAATGGCTTGAAAAACTGGTTTTATCGTGGCTTCGTCAAAGTCCGGGCGATGGTCCAGGGTGGCAAAATCGACGGGCGTTGCACCAGGCACGTCGACTTGGACATTTTTTCCCGAAGGCAAGCACCGCCCCCGTCCCCGTATATATgaatacatacgtatatatgcacacgcacacgaacGTATATAACAGTAAATGTATACACACCCTTAACGtgatgcaaaacatttttaatcatcTCGTGCCCGTGACACGCACGAGCGCACTTCTGGCAGTCACGAAGTCGGCATCGTGTCAGCGCACACGCGCAGCCTGAGAGAAGCCATCTGGACGTCGAT carries:
- the minar1 gene encoding major intrinsically disordered Notch2-binding receptor 1, producing the protein MRAAGDHARSERSDERRRLPRCSSPPGDPCPRVFRKMAALGPQVVASDCHRGISGSEFYRPRPAPFFNRSFEAAYGNPYRAPPLHERRRVKHESLDDLQASTYFGPTTVSASVGGGKASAGHGGTRAARPADSLSFNVEDERLNFHRNGESRFRSPRRAAEAAAPSPHPGGLKAGESARRLRVRRTDGPSFREASASVGTLAEGGVKKGPAGTARAAFKASDQDSELIADDISDIFRFLDEMSVCDSLGAAPSSRYDSGPSLGSDSGDSLPERATVRLARSQPDRLLRSLDSADGELKVSVGELVARMGDIEKKLESLSGVRGEISQVLRKLNKLDQKIREPDAADGGARHRDAPESSPPEASRGAAASPHAFRCRTLPAADGPRVEAPKKTGFTRRSSRSLDDDAGAASPPPGNWRTRSYLCRRDDGNTGDGMCCANQASARARQYGFPPTPRPPKAAAASYVPDRRSRPPPHADGSPLYSNVRMAAPSRKAERYKPKAGDDAIDVQAECVPASNKLAFWLEDVYTPGYDSLLKRREADFRRAKACKMAALIAATFSVILVIVVPICTMKT